The nucleotide sequence TAATTTTTGACAGCGATAAAAAGCCGGTAGCAGCGCAAGGTATCGTGCGAGACATCACGAAAGAAAAGGCTGCAGAGCATCAATTGAGAGAATCCCAAAACCGACTGGCGACCTTAATCCAAAATCTTGAAAGTGGCATTTTGCTGGAAGATGAAAATAGGGATATCGTCATCACCAACAATAGATTTTGCGAGTTTTTCAATATTCCTGCAACACCCGAACAGTTGGTTGGTCAAAATTGCGCTAACGCTGCAGAGCAGAGCAAAAGTCTGTTTGCAGATCCTGATAGCTTTGTAGAACGCATCAATACACTGGTAAATGACAAGGAGCTTGCCCTTGCGGATGAACTTCAATTGATCGATGGGCGCATTCTGGAACGAGACTTTATTCCAGTTTATGAAAATGAAATCTATAAAGGACACCTTTGGGCCTATAGGGATGTGACCCTGCGACGACGCTACCGCAAAAACATTGAGGTAGAGCGCGAAAAATACAGCAGTATCATTGCTAACATGAATCTAGGTTTGATAGAAGTGAATCTTGATGATGAGATCTTGATGGTCAACCAGCGACTAGAAGCTATGTCAGGATATACAGAGCAAGAGCTGCTGGGTAAAAAGGGAAATGAGATGTTACTTGTCAAAGAAGACAGGGAAGTACTGCAAAAAGAAAATCAGAAGAGACTCAAAGGCAGTTCTAATTCTTATGAAGTAAGGATACGTAGAAAGGATGGCGAGATTCGTCATTGGCTTATAAGTGGTGCACCACAGTACAACATCAACGGTAAGGTAACTGGCTCTATTGGAATACATCTGGATATAACGGAACTCAAAAACCTCGAAATCCAAAAGGAAAATCTTCTCAAAAAATTAGAGAAGAGCAACGACGAGCTCCAGGAATATGCACACGTCGTTTCCCACGACTTAAAATCACCTTTGCGCAGTATCAATGCTTTGGTGAGTTGGATTAGAGAAGACAATCTGGACAAGTGGACTGAAGATACCAGGCATCACCTTAATATGATTGACGCGACATTAGAAAAAATGGAGCAACTTATCTCTGATGTATTGGAATATTCCAGTGTAGG is from Nonlabens sp. YIK11 and encodes:
- a CDS encoding PAS domain-containing sensor histidine kinase, which encodes MADDKIKIYERALAREKAARKQAEQILEQKSRELFEKSEELRISNFKLENLYKQTSSELQGVFENIVDAYVVMDMNSKVIKMNHAAEKLLGYKLEEDIDLFSLVHDDEKEKTAEAFKYLFHNSSITDFRIKIVVKDGSAKMVHINASLIFDSDKKPVAAQGIVRDITKEKAAEHQLRESQNRLATLIQNLESGILLEDENRDIVITNNRFCEFFNIPATPEQLVGQNCANAAEQSKSLFADPDSFVERINTLVNDKELALADELQLIDGRILERDFIPVYENEIYKGHLWAYRDVTLRRRYRKNIEVEREKYSSIIANMNLGLIEVNLDDEILMVNQRLEAMSGYTEQELLGKKGNEMLLVKEDREVLQKENQKRLKGSSNSYEVRIRRKDGEIRHWLISGAPQYNINGKVTGSIGIHLDITELKNLEIQKENLLKKLEKSNDELQEYAHVVSHDLKSPLRSINALVSWIREDNLDKWTEDTRHHLNMIDATLEKMEQLISDVLEYSSVGSDSSIKESVDLNEVLTDIEMLLHIPDHITLDIKKPLPTLKADRVKIQQLFQNLISNAIRYCDKDPGYVKVDFEETPKHFKFTVEDNGIGISPEYHEKIFKIFQTLNKRKDSTGIGLSIVKKIVDLYNGDIWVESELEKGTTFHFTLSK